A window of the Desulfobacula toluolica Tol2 genome harbors these coding sequences:
- the cas2 gene encoding CRISPR-associated endonuclease Cas2, translated as MYIIAMYDINTETKAGRKRLRHMFKLLKKYLIRIQNSVFEGELTKAKFEKMKYEVNDIIDSSKDSVIFFKSRDIKWMDKDICGFEKDDTDNFL; from the coding sequence ATGTATATTATTGCAATGTATGATATAAATACTGAAACAAAGGCGGGTCGGAAAAGATTAAGACATATGTTTAAATTATTGAAAAAATACCTTATCCGTATTCAGAATTCTGTCTTTGAGGGGGAGCTTACCAAAGCTAAATTTGAGAAAATGAAGTATGAAGTCAACGATATTATTGATAGCTCAAAAGATTCGGTTATTTTTTTCAAAAGCCGTGATATCAAATGGATGGACAAAGATATCTGCGGGTTTGAAAAAGATGATACGGATAATTTTTTATGA